ACACAAATTAATCGCAGATTTGGAGAAACATTTTGATGTTCAGATTGTCACACAAAATATTGACGATTTGCACGAAAGAGCAGGTTCTAAAAATATCATTCATCTTCATGGGGAATTGTTCAAATCATGTTCTTGCAATAATAAAAATCTGATTTACGAACAAAAAGATGATATCATTATTGGTGATAAAGCCGATGACGGAGCGCAATTGCGACCTTTCATCGTTTGGTTCGGGGAAGATGTTCCATTAATGAATGAAGCAACTAAAAAAGCAAAGGAAGCAGATATTTTCTTAGTAATCGGGACGTCTTTGCAGGTTTATCCGGCTGCAGGATTGCTTCATGATATTAAAGATGATTGTCTTTTAATTGTCATCAACCCTAATGAAACAGGCTTCGGATACGGACAAAGAGCCGTTGTAATGAAAGAAACCGCAACCAAAGGAATGAAACTATTGTACGATAAATTGTTAAATCTTGCCTAATGGAAAACATTGTAAAAGCAGGAATTTTTGGAGTTTGTATCGGCGATGCTTTAGGTGTCCCGGTTGAGTTCAACAAAAGAGAAACTTTAAAAGTTTTCCCTGTAGAAAATATGCGCGAGTTTGGTTCTTGGAATCAGCCGAAAGGAACTTGGAGCGACGATAGCTCTTTAACGCTTTGTATCGCAGAAGAATTGACAAAAGGTTATGATCTCGAAAAAATTGGACAAAGCTTTGTAAAATGGAATAAATTCGGACATTGGACGGCCCATGGAAGACTGTTCGATATCGGCGGAACAACACGACATTCCATTGCAAGATTAATTAAAGGAGAAAGTGCCAGATTTTCAGGAAATATTTTTGAAGAAGATAATGGAAATGGTTCTTTAATGAGAACGCTTCCCTTAGCTTTTTATCTTAAAGATGAAGAAAATATTGAAAAATTATATCAGGTTGTAAAAGAAGTTTCTTCAATTACTCACGGGCATTTTCGTTCTGTTTTTGCATGTTTTATCTATGTAATTTTTGCGATTGAATTAATAAAAGGAAAAGACAAAAAAGATGCTTATCATCATACGCAAAATGTAGCGTTGAAATTTACAGAAAATCAAGGGTTTAACCCAAAGGAGATTCAACTTTTTGATAGGGTTTTAAAGAATGATATTTCAGAATATGATGAAGATACAATTAGTTCAGGAGGCTACGTTCTTCACAGTTTAGAAGCCTCATTATGGTGTTTTCTAAATTCTGAAAATTATTCAGAAGCTGTTTTAAAAGCAGTCAACTTAGGAGAAGATACCGACACAACCGGAGCGATTACAGGAGGAATTGCAGGGATTTACTATGGTTTTGAAAATATTCCTGAAGAATGGATTGATGTGTTGGTGAGGAAGGAAGATATAGAAAAGCTAAGTGAAAAATTAAATGAGAAATTAAAATGAAGAAAATAATCACATTCTACGTATTGCTTACATTGAAAGATCTGGAGTTTCTTGCTAAAAATAACTTTACAAAACTTCCGTTCAATGAAATTCCTTTTACATTTAATAAGGAAAGCATTGAAAAATTTGCGGAGACTTCAATAGAGTATACCGAAAATATTTTAGTTACAGCAAAGATAGATTGTGATTGGATTCGCTTTTCAGAGTATAAAGATTCTCATCCTGATGAAAATCCGACGGAGTTTGGTGGACTTTCAGAAGTGAAAACGAACACCTTTAATCATTCTTTAATTGATAAAATTAAAATTGAAAATGTTTTCGGAAAAGATCTTCAGAATGCAGATTGTGCCAAAATAAAAATGATTGTAGAGGAAGAATTATATTTTTTCAAACACAGAATGGAGACATTTCTCGAAACTAATTCAAGAGAAATAATCTTAGCTGATCTTTTTAATACA
Above is a genomic segment from Chryseobacterium mulctrae containing:
- a CDS encoding SIR2 family NAD-dependent protein deacylase; this translates as MKKLTILTGAGISAESGIKTFRDGDGLWENHSITDVASPEGWRKDRALVLEFYNQRRRQLHEVEPNDAHKLIADLEKHFDVQIVTQNIDDLHERAGSKNIIHLHGELFKSCSCNNKNLIYEQKDDIIIGDKADDGAQLRPFIVWFGEDVPLMNEATKKAKEADIFLVIGTSLQVYPAAGLLHDIKDDCLLIVINPNETGFGYGQRAVVMKETATKGMKLLYDKLLNLA
- a CDS encoding ADP-ribosylglycohydrolase family protein — protein: MENIVKAGIFGVCIGDALGVPVEFNKRETLKVFPVENMREFGSWNQPKGTWSDDSSLTLCIAEELTKGYDLEKIGQSFVKWNKFGHWTAHGRLFDIGGTTRHSIARLIKGESARFSGNIFEEDNGNGSLMRTLPLAFYLKDEENIEKLYQVVKEVSSITHGHFRSVFACFIYVIFAIELIKGKDKKDAYHHTQNVALKFTENQGFNPKEIQLFDRVLKNDISEYDEDTISSGGYVLHSLEASLWCFLNSENYSEAVLKAVNLGEDTDTTGAITGGIAGIYYGFENIPEEWIDVLVRKEDIEKLSEKLNEKLK